GCTTGAAGTAGGTGGCCGCGACCGCGCCGCGGTGCAGCAGCGCGGCGGCGTTGCGGGCCCCCTTGCCCGGCACGGCGTCGGAGCTGACCTGCGGCGGGCCGTCCGCGTCCAGGTAGCCCACCAGCACCGGCAGGTCGCCGAGCCCGTCGGCGGCCAGGTCGGCGGCGAGCCCGGCCAGCGCGGCCCGGGACGCGGCGACGAACGACCGGCGGAAGACCAGGTCCTCGACCGGGTACCCGGTCAGCATCAGCTCGGGGAAGAGGGCGAGCTGGGCACCGGCGTCGGCCGCCTTCCGGGTCCAGGCGCGGACCAGGTCTGCGTTGCCGGCGATGTCGCCGACGGTCGGATTCACCTGGCACAGGGCGAGACGCAGGGTGGGCATGTCCTCATCTTCCCTCAGCCGGACCGGCCGAATCCGGTCGGACGCGGGAGACGGCGGACACCCCGTCCGGGCCCCGGCCGACGGGTCCGGGCGGCGTCCCCGCGGGCGGGACACGGCGGGACGTCGCGCGGGGTGTTCGCGTAACGTCGGCGTAACCAGGCCGGTGGAGACTGGGCGGTCAGGCCGGTGCCGCCGGCCCGGTGCCGGACGTACGTGTCACGAGGGGTGGAAGTGGACCGTCAGCAGGAGTTCGTCCTCCGTACGCTGGAAGAGCGGGACATCCGCTTCGTCCGGCTGTGGTTCACCGACGTGCTCGGCACGCTCAAGAGCGTGTCGGTGGCCCCCGCGGAGCTGGAGGCGGCCTTCGAGGAGGGCATCGGCTTCGACGGCTCGGCCATCGAGGGCTTCGCCCGGGTCTTCGAGTCGGACATGGTGGCCATGCCCGACCCGACCACCTTCCAGGTCTTCCCCTTCGAGGGCGGGGTCAGCGGCGAGAGCGCCCGGATGTTCTGCGACATCCTGCTCCCCGACGGCAGCCCGTCCTGGGCCGACCCGCGGCACGTGCTGCGCCGGGCACTCTCCAAGGCGGCCGAGAAGGGCTTCACCTTCTACACCCACCCGGAGATCGAGTTCTTCCTGCTGGAGGACGGCGCCAACGACGGCTCCGTGCCGATGCCGGTGGACACCGGCGGCTACTTCGAGCACACCACCCACGCGGTGGCCCGGGACTTCCGCCGGCAGGCGGTGCTGGCGCTGGAGCGGATCGGCATCTCGGTGGAGTTCAGCCACCACGAGGTGGCCCCCGGCCAGCAGGAGATCGACCTGCGCTACGCCGACGCGCTGACCACCGCCGACAACATCATGACCTTCCGGCACGTGGTGAAGGAGGTGGCGCTCTCCACCGGCGTGCAGGCCAGCTTCATGCCCAAGCCCTTCACCGACCAGCCGGGCAGCGGGATGCACACCCACCTGTCGCTGTTCGAGGGGGAGCGCAACGCGTTCCACGACGCGGGCGACCCGATGAAGCTCTCCAAGGTGGCCAAGTCGTTCATCGCCGGGCTGCTCACCCACGCCCGCGAGTACACCGCGGTCACCAACCAGTGGGTGAACTCCTACAAGCGGCTCTTTCCGCTGGCGCTACCGGACCGGATCACCGAGAGCCCCGCGTACGTGTGCTGGGGTCACCTGAACCGGTCCGCGCTGGTCCGGGTGCCGGCCTACGGCAAGCCGAACTCGGCCCGGGTGGAGGTCCGGTCGCTGGACTCGGCGACCAACCCCTACCTGGCCTTCGCGGTGATGCTCGGCGCCGGCCTCAAGGGCATCGAGGAGGGGTACGAGCTGCCCCCGGGCGCCGAGGACGACGTCTGGTCGCTGAGCAGCGCCGAGCGCCGCGCGATGGGCTACGAGGCGCTGCCGGAGAACCTGGCCGAGGCGATCGACGTGATGGCCGGCTCGGAGCTGGTCGCCGAGATCCTCGGCGAGCACGTCTTCGACTTCTTCCTGCGCAACAAGCGCGCCGAGTGGGAGCAGTACCGCCGCGAGGTCACCCCGTACGAGCGGCAGCGCTACCTGTCGCTCTGAGCCGTCCTGTCGTACGCCGGGCATAGCGTGCGGGAGTGAATCGGACCGACCGTCTCTACGCCCTGGTGGAGGAGCTGCGGGCGGTGTCGCCCCGCCCGCGCAGCGCGCGCTGGCTGGCCCAGCGCTTCGAGGTCAGCGCCCGCACCATCGAGCGGGACATCTCCGCGCTCCAGGCCGCCGGGGTGCCGATCTGGGCCGAGCCGGGCCGCACCGGCGGCTACGTGGTCGACCGGGCGCGCACCCTGCCGCCGGTCAACCTGAGCCCGGTCGAGGCGGTGGCGATGGCCGTCGCGCTGCACCGCCTCGGCGGCACGCCGTTCGCCCCGGCCGCCGGCGCCGCGCTGCGCAAGCTGGTCGCGGTGATGCCCGTCGCCGACGTGGCCGAGGCGCACCGCCTCGCCGGCCGGGTGCACCTGATCGGCGGCGGGCCGGCCACGCCCGTCCCGGCGGCCGTCGCCGACGCGGTCGCCGCGCGGCGGGTGCTCCGCCTGACGTACGCGGACCGCGCCGGCGCGGACTCGGTGCGCGACGTGGAGCCGCTGGCCTACCTGGGCAACCCGACGCACTGGTATCTGATCGCCTGGTGCCGGCTGCGCGACGGGCTGCGCTGCTTCCGCACCGACCGGATCGTCGCCGTGCGGCCGCTGGCCGAGACGGTGACCCGGGAGCTGGACCCGGGCGACCTCGACATCCCCCAGGAGCGGGTGCGCCGCCTCAGCCTGGTCTGAGCTCAACGTGGCCGAGGCCAGCCGGGATGGAAGAGCGCCGGAAACACCGACAGGACGGTGTCGCGAAGGAGGGTGAGGCTGCTTCCCGACGCCGGCCGACCGGGCCGGCGCGGAGAAGGAGGCAGCATGTCCAGCACGCCCGTGACCTGGTTCGAGATCGGCTCCGACCGCCCGGACGAGGTCGAGCGCTTCTACGCCGACCTGTTCGGCTGGACGTTCGAGGAGCAGGGTGCGCCGGGGGCGTCGTACCGGCAGACGGCGGCCGGCGGGGAGCAGGGGATCGGCGGCGCGATCCGGGCCACGAACGGGACCTCGTCGAACTACGCCATCTTCTATGCCGAGGTGGCGGACGTGGCGGAGACCTGCCGGCGGGCCGAGGCGGCCGGCGGCAAGGTGCTGGTCCCGCTGCGTACCGCGCCGAGCGGGCTCACCTTCGCGCACCTGCTCGACCCGTCGGGCAACCACCTCGGCGTCTTCACCCCACCCGCCGTGGGGTGAGCGGTCGGCCGCCTTCGGGTGCGTTTGTGGTCACCCCGGCGACGACAAACGCCCCCGAACCGCCGGCTCTGACGGACCGTACCTGCGCGGAACGGACCCGCGTCCGCCCCGGCAGCGCCGCCGGGGCGGACGCGCGTCCCGGGAGGGGGGTGGTGGCCCCGCCGGGGAGCGGGTGCCGGCCGGGAGGGAATGTCGGCCGGTGCGGAGACGGCGGGGCCACCTCGGTCACTTGTCGCCGGTGCCGGACCAGCCGCGGTGGCCGTGACCACCCCACGGGCCCGGGAAGACGCCGCTCTCGACGGCCTTCAGCACCGCGTCGGCCTGCTCCTGGGTGAGCTTGCCGTCCTTGACGGCCTGGTCCAGCCGCTCCTTCAGCGCGGCCTGCCGGTCCTCGGTCGACGGCCGCTCCGGCCGGTCGCCCTGGTGCTGCTCGCGGAGCTTCTCCAGCGCCGCGGTGACCTTGTCGGTCGAGACGCCCAGCTCCTTGGCGAGCGCCTCGGCGAACTCCTGCTGCCGGTCGGCGCGCCGCTGCTGCTGGTCGCTGCCCTGGTCGGTGCTCGTGCTCGTGCTGGCGCTCGGGGCCGGGCTCGGGCTCTTGTTGTCGGCGAGCGCCACCGTCGGGGCGGCGATCCCGACGCCGAGCACCCCGGCGGCGGCCAGGCCGACCAGCACGTGCTTCCTCGACATCCTGCGGATCATGCGGTTCTCCAATTCGGTGGTGGTGCGATGACCTCACCGAGAGTGACGGCTGAACCTGGGGAGATCCCGTCGGGACCCTATGAACCACCTGGAAATCGGGCGGCCAACCCCGGTGATCATGAAGTTGGGGATCTTCACAGCGCCGCTAACCGCATGATCAACTTTGTCGGGTCAGTGGACGGCGGGGGAGACCGTGAGGGTGCCGGTGTCGGCGTCGAGGATGGCGTCGGTGCCGACGGGGACCGTCAGCTGGCCGACGCCGTGACCGATGGGGAGGCCGCCGAGGACCGGCACGCCGAGGTCGGCCAGGCGCTCGGTGAGCACGTCGGTCACCGTGGTGTCCCAGCCGTCGGCGCACTCGGTGAACTGGCCCACCGCCACCCCGGCAATGCCGTCCAGCGCGCCGCAGCGGCGCAGGTGGGTGAGCATCCGGTCGACCTTGTACGGCGGCTCCTGCACCTCCTCGATCAGCAGCACCGCCCCGGTCAGGTCCGGCATGTCCGGGGTGCCGATCGAGGCCGTGATCAGGCAGAGGTTGCCGCCCAGCAGCCGGCCCTGCGCCCGGCCGGGCACCCGGACCGGGTACGTCTCCTCCTCCTTCACCGCCTCGACGGTGACCGGCTCGGTGGTCATCAGCGCGGCGTGCAGCGACTCCGCCGAGCGGAGCGGGGTGCGGTCGTCCAGCCAGGCCGCCCCCGGGCCGTGCACGCTGGCCAGCCGGGCGCCCCGCCAGAGCGCGAACTGCAGCGCGGTGATGTCGGAGAAGCCGGCCACCACCTTCGGGTCCCGGCGGACCGCGGCCATGTCCGCCAGGTCCACCACCCGCTGCGCGCCGTAGCCGCCCCGGGTGCAGATCACCCCGCGCACGTCGGGGTCGGCGAAGGCGGTGTTCAGGTCCGCGGCCCGCAGCTCGTCCCCGCCTGCCAGGTAGCCCTGGCGGGCGTACGCGTTCGGCGCCAGCACCGGGCGCAGCCCCCAGCCGGTCAGCAGCTCGATGCCCCGGGCCACCCGTTCCGGCCGGGTCGGGCCGGACGGTGACACCAGCATCACCCGGTCGCCGGGACGCAGGACGGGGGCGCGCAGGCAGTCGTCGGTGGGCACGTGCGGAGCCTAGTGGGCGTCCGGGCCGAGCCGGACCGGGCGTCGTCGGGCGTACCGGATAGCCTCGGTGTCGTGGCGACCGCGCTGGTGATCGAGAACGACCCGACCGACGACCTCCGCCGACTGGGGGAGTGGCTCACCGAGGGAGGGATCGAGCTGCGGGTGCTGCGCCCGCACGCCGGCGACGACCTCCCCGCCGACCTCGACGGGTACGCCGCGCTGGTGGTGCTCGGCGGCGAGCAGCAGGCCTACCCGCTGCCCGACGGCCGCCCCGGCGCGCCCTGGTTCCCCGCCCTGGAGGGGCTGCTGCGCAAGGCGGTCCGGCAGCGCATCCCCACCCTCGCGGTCTGCCTGGGCGCGCAGCTGCTGGCCAGCGCGCACGCCGGCCAGGTGGAACGCAGCCCGTCCGGGCCGGAGATCGGCCCCTCGGTGGTCGGCAAGCGCGACGCCGCCGACACCGACCCGCTCTTCCGGTACGTGCCGCTGATGCCGGACGTGTTCCAGTGGCACTCCGACGAGATCACCGAGCTGCCGCACGGGGCCACCCTGCTGGCCGCCTCCACCCGCTACCCGCACCAGGCGTTCCGCCTCGGCGACCGGGCCTGGGGGGTGCAGTTCCACATCGAGTGCGACACCGCCATGATCGCCGACTGGGCCCGCGACTCGACCCTCCTCGCCGAGCTGGGCTACGACCCGGAGCTGGTGGTGGCCGCCTGCGACCGGGTGATGGCCGACGTCGAGGAGGTCTGGCAGCCGTTCGCGATCCGGTTCGCCGCCCTCGCCCTCGGCGAGCTGGACGACGCCGCCACCCGCCGCAGCCTGCCGCTGCTCGGGCAGTGACATGACCCGGCCGACTAGGGGACGGCTGGCCCGGTACGGCTTCGCCGAGGGCGACGGCGGGCGGGCCGCCGACCTGCTCGGCCCGGCCGGGCTCGGGCTGTGGCGGACCGAGGAGCAGGAACCGGTCGACGAGGGGGCCGCCGAGCTGCTGGCCGCGCTGTCCCGGGCCGCCGACCCGGATCTGGCGCTGCGCCAGCTGCACCGGCTCGTCGAGGCGGAACGGCGCTCCGGCGAGAAGCCGGAGGTGCTGGATGCCCTGGCCGCCGACCCGGGGCTGCGCCGCCGCCTGGTCGCGGTGCTCGGCGCCTCCTCGGCGCTCGGCGACCACCTGGTGGCCAACCCGCATCAGTGGACCGTGCTGGCCACCGCGCCGGACGGGCTCGCGCCCGCCGCCGACGGCCGGCTCGACCTGGGCACCGCCGCCCGGATGACCGCCGCCACCGGCCCGGTCCCGGTGCTGCGGCAGGCGTACCGGTTGGCGTTGCTGCGGATCGCGGCGGCCGACCTGACCGGCGGGCGCGGCCTGGAGCAGACCATGGCGGCGCTCTCCGGGCTCGCCGACGCCACCCTGGCGGCCGCGTTCGACATCGCCGTGGACGAGCTGCCGGAGGGGACCCGCCGGCCGCGGCTGGCCGTGGTGGCGATGGGCAAGTGCGGCGGGGACGAGCTCAACTACGTCTCCGACGTGGACGTCATCTTCGTCGCCGCCGAGGACGACGACCTGGGTGCCGCGACCCTGGTCGCCACCCGGCTGATCCACATCTGCGGGCTGGTCGCCTGGCCGGTCGACGCGGCGCTGCGACCGGAGGGCAGCCGGGGGCCGCTGGTGCGTACCCTCGCCAGCCACCTGGCCTACTACCGGCGCTGGGCCCGGACCTGGGAGTTCCAGGCCCTGCTCAAGGCCCGTCCGGCGGCCGGCGACCTGGACCTGGCCCGGGAGTGGATCGCCGAGCTCGCCCCGCTGGTGTGGACCGCCGCCGAGCGGCCGGAGGCGGTCGAGGACGTCCGCGCCATGCGCCGGAAGATCATCGACAACGTCCCGCCGAGGGAGCTGGAACGCGAGATCAAGCGCGGTCCCGGCGGGCTGCGCGACATCGAGTTCGCAGTCCAGCTGCTCCAGCTCGTGCACGGCCGGGGCGACGAGTCGCTGCGGGTGCCCGGGACCATCCCGGCGCTGCGCGCCCTGGTCGCCGGCGGCTACGTCGGCCGCGCCGACGGCGAGGCGCTGCTGCGCGGCTACCGCTTCCTGCGCGGCGTCGAGCACCGGCTCCAGCTCCAGGGGCTGCGCCGCACCCACACCGTGCCGACCGACCCGGCCGCGCTGCGCTGGCTGGCCGCCGCGCTCGGCTACCTGGCCACCCCGGGCCGCAGCGCCGTCGAGGAGTTCCGCGCCGAGTGGGTCACCCACGCCACCGAGGTACGCCGGCTGCACGCGAAGCTGCTCTACCGGCCGCTGCTGGAGTCGGTGGCCCGGGTCCCCGCGGAGGGGCTGCGGCTCACCCCGGAGGCGGCCCGGCACCGGCTGGAGATCCTCGGCTTCGCGGACCCGGCCGGGGCGCTGCGCCACCTCCAGGCCCTCACCGGCGGGGTGAGCCGGACCGCGGCGATCCAGCGCACCCTGCTTCCGGTGCTGCTCAGCGAGTTCGCCGACGCGCCGGAGCCGGACCGGGGGTTGCTCAACTACCGGCAGGTCTCCGACAAGCTCGGCAGCACCCCCTGGTACCTGCGGCTGCTCCGGGATTCCGGGCCGGTGGCCCGGCGGCTGGCCCGGGTGCTCTCCTCCTCCCGGTACGCGGCCGACCTGCTGGCCCGCGAGCCGGAGGCGTTGCGGCTGCTCGCCGAGGACACCGAGCTGACCCCGCGGCCGCGCGAGGTGCTCTGCGAGGGCTTCGCCGCGGCGGCGGCCCGGCACGGCGACCCGGTCGAGGCCACTCGGGCGGTGCGCGCCCTGCGCCGCCGGGAGCTGGTCCGGCTGGCCTGCGCCGACGTGCTCAGCCGGGCCGGCACGCTCGCCCCGCTCACCCCGCGCCCGGCCGACGGCGGCGAACGGACGCCGACCCTCGGCGACGTCGGCGCGGTCGGCACCGCCCTCTCCGACGTCGCCGACGCCACCCTGGCCGCCGCGCTGCGTACCGCGCGGGCCGCCCAGCCGGGCCCGCCCGGCCTCCGCTTCGCCGTGATCGGCATGGGCCGGCTCGGCGGGTACGAGTCGAACTACCTCTCCGACGCCGACGTGCTCTTCGTCTACGCCCCGCCGCCCGGCGTCGACGAGGCCGCGGCCAGCGCCGCGGCGCACGCGATCGCCGAGGAGTTGCGCCGGCTGCTCTCCGCGCCGGCCCCCGACCCGCCGCTCGGCGTCGACGCCGACCTGCGTCCGGAGGGCCGGCAGGGCCCGTTGGTGCGCAGCCTCGCCGCGTACGCCCAGTACTACGCCCGCTGGTCGAAGGTGTGGGAGGCGCAGGCGCTGCTGCGCGCCCGGTTCGTCTGCGGCGACGCCGACCTGGGCGCGGAGTTCGAGGCGATGGCCGACCCGGTGCGCTACCCGGCCGCCGGGCTGACCCGGGAGCAGGTGGTGGAGATCCGCCGGATCAAGGCCCGGGTGGAGACCGAGCGGCTGCCCCGGGGCGCCGACCCGGCCACCCACACCAAGCTGGGCCGGGGCGGGCTCGCCGACGTCGAGTGGGCGGTGCAGCTGCTCCAGCTCCGGCACGCCGGCCGGCGGCCCGAGCTGCGCGGCACGCGTACCCTCGACGCCCTCGCCGCCGCCCGGGACGCCGGCCTGGTGGATCCGGAGGACGCGGCCGAGATGGCCGCCGGCTGGACTCTCGCGGCGCAGGTCCGCAACGCGCTGATGCTGGTCCGCGGCCGGGCGGGGGACCAGCTGCCCGGGCACGGGGTGGAGCTGGCCGGGGTGGTCCGCCTGCTCGGCCGGGACGACCCCGGTGAGTTCCTGGATGAATACCTGCGCACCGGCCGCCGCTCCCGGGCCGCGATGGAGCGGGTCTTCGGTGCCTGAGGCGCAAGGAAGGGCCCCTTCTTATCGCCTCCTGCATAGCAGGGGCCCCCTGCTGACCCGCCCGGCGAGCGTGGTGGCGGCCGGCGTCGCGCTGCTGCTCGGCGTGGCCTTCCTGCTCGCCCCGCCGATGGGCACCGACCTGGCCGCGCAGGTCGCCCGGGCCGGGTTCGTCGCCCGCCACGACGGAACGCCGATCGACCTCGGCTGGTACGGCGGGGTGAACCAGTACGGCTACAGCCTGTTCACCGCCCGGCTGGGCGCGTGGCTCGGCGTGCGGCCCCTGGGCGTGCTCGCCGCCGTGCTCGGCGCCGCCGCCCTGGGCTGGCTCTTCGCCCGGCACCGCGCCCGCCGGCCGGTGCTGGCCGGGTTGCTCGGCGCGGTGGTGCTGGTCGGCAACCTGGCCAGTGGCCGGATCACCTTCGCCGTCGGCCTCGCATTCGGGCTG
This sequence is a window from Micromonospora sp. NBRC 110009. Protein-coding genes within it:
- the glnA gene encoding type I glutamate--ammonia ligase, yielding MDRQQEFVLRTLEERDIRFVRLWFTDVLGTLKSVSVAPAELEAAFEEGIGFDGSAIEGFARVFESDMVAMPDPTTFQVFPFEGGVSGESARMFCDILLPDGSPSWADPRHVLRRALSKAAEKGFTFYTHPEIEFFLLEDGANDGSVPMPVDTGGYFEHTTHAVARDFRRQAVLALERIGISVEFSHHEVAPGQQEIDLRYADALTTADNIMTFRHVVKEVALSTGVQASFMPKPFTDQPGSGMHTHLSLFEGERNAFHDAGDPMKLSKVAKSFIAGLLTHAREYTAVTNQWVNSYKRLFPLALPDRITESPAYVCWGHLNRSALVRVPAYGKPNSARVEVRSLDSATNPYLAFAVMLGAGLKGIEEGYELPPGAEDDVWSLSSAERRAMGYEALPENLAEAIDVMAGSELVAEILGEHVFDFFLRNKRAEWEQYRREVTPYERQRYLSL
- a CDS encoding type 1 glutamine amidotransferase, whose amino-acid sequence is MATALVIENDPTDDLRRLGEWLTEGGIELRVLRPHAGDDLPADLDGYAALVVLGGEQQAYPLPDGRPGAPWFPALEGLLRKAVRQRIPTLAVCLGAQLLASAHAGQVERSPSGPEIGPSVVGKRDAADTDPLFRYVPLMPDVFQWHSDEITELPHGATLLAASTRYPHQAFRLGDRAWGVQFHIECDTAMIADWARDSTLLAELGYDPELVVAACDRVMADVEEVWQPFAIRFAALALGELDDAATRRSLPLLGQ
- a CDS encoding bifunctional [glutamine synthetase] adenylyltransferase/[glutamine synthetase]-adenylyl-L-tyrosine phosphorylase, whose translation is MTRPTRGRLARYGFAEGDGGRAADLLGPAGLGLWRTEEQEPVDEGAAELLAALSRAADPDLALRQLHRLVEAERRSGEKPEVLDALAADPGLRRRLVAVLGASSALGDHLVANPHQWTVLATAPDGLAPAADGRLDLGTAARMTAATGPVPVLRQAYRLALLRIAAADLTGGRGLEQTMAALSGLADATLAAAFDIAVDELPEGTRRPRLAVVAMGKCGGDELNYVSDVDVIFVAAEDDDLGAATLVATRLIHICGLVAWPVDAALRPEGSRGPLVRTLASHLAYYRRWARTWEFQALLKARPAAGDLDLAREWIAELAPLVWTAAERPEAVEDVRAMRRKIIDNVPPRELEREIKRGPGGLRDIEFAVQLLQLVHGRGDESLRVPGTIPALRALVAGGYVGRADGEALLRGYRFLRGVEHRLQLQGLRRTHTVPTDPAALRWLAAALGYLATPGRSAVEEFRAEWVTHATEVRRLHAKLLYRPLLESVARVPAEGLRLTPEAARHRLEILGFADPAGALRHLQALTGGVSRTAAIQRTLLPVLLSEFADAPEPDRGLLNYRQVSDKLGSTPWYLRLLRDSGPVARRLARVLSSSRYAADLLAREPEALRLLAEDTELTPRPREVLCEGFAAAAARHGDPVEATRAVRALRRRELVRLACADVLSRAGTLAPLTPRPADGGERTPTLGDVGAVGTALSDVADATLAAALRTARAAQPGPPGLRFAVIGMGRLGGYESNYLSDADVLFVYAPPPGVDEAAASAAAHAIAEELRRLLSAPAPDPPLGVDADLRPEGRQGPLVRSLAAYAQYYARWSKVWEAQALLRARFVCGDADLGAEFEAMADPVRYPAAGLTREQVVEIRRIKARVETERLPRGADPATHTKLGRGGLADVEWAVQLLQLRHAGRRPELRGTRTLDALAAARDAGLVDPEDAAEMAAGWTLAAQVRNALMLVRGRAGDQLPGHGVELAGVVRLLGRDDPGEFLDEYLRTGRRSRAAMERVFGA
- a CDS encoding helix-turn-helix transcriptional regulator, which produces MNRTDRLYALVEELRAVSPRPRSARWLAQRFEVSARTIERDISALQAAGVPIWAEPGRTGGYVVDRARTLPPVNLSPVEAVAMAVALHRLGGTPFAPAAGAALRKLVAVMPVADVAEAHRLAGRVHLIGGGPATPVPAAVADAVAARRVLRLTYADRAGADSVRDVEPLAYLGNPTHWYLIAWCRLRDGLRCFRTDRIVAVRPLAETVTRELDPGDLDIPQERVRRLSLV
- a CDS encoding S66 peptidase family protein, whose product is MPTDDCLRAPVLRPGDRVMLVSPSGPTRPERVARGIELLTGWGLRPVLAPNAYARQGYLAGGDELRAADLNTAFADPDVRGVICTRGGYGAQRVVDLADMAAVRRDPKVVAGFSDITALQFALWRGARLASVHGPGAAWLDDRTPLRSAESLHAALMTTEPVTVEAVKEEETYPVRVPGRAQGRLLGGNLCLITASIGTPDMPDLTGAVLLIEEVQEPPYKVDRMLTHLRRCGALDGIAGVAVGQFTECADGWDTTVTDVLTERLADLGVPVLGGLPIGHGVGQLTVPVGTDAILDADTGTLTVSPAVH
- a CDS encoding VOC family protein, with amino-acid sequence MSSTPVTWFEIGSDRPDEVERFYADLFGWTFEEQGAPGASYRQTAAGGEQGIGGAIRATNGTSSNYAIFYAEVADVAETCRRAEAAGGKVLVPLRTAPSGLTFAHLLDPSGNHLGVFTPPAVG